A single region of the bacterium genome encodes:
- the nadD gene encoding nicotinate-nucleotide adenylyltransferase has product MDRSENKKIGIFGGTFDPIHYGHLIIAEKAREEFELDFIIFIPAGIPPHKKKVYASPIDRKNMIEIAIKDNKYFKVSDIEILKKEKSYTYETVIWLKKEYPNSDFFLIVGEDSFYDIPNWYKANELVKEVIFLVARRSNKIDISTNFQINYRIINSPFIDISSTYIRSCIFENKSVKYLIPDEVIDYIKKKGLYYGRENYCKCG; this is encoded by the coding sequence ATGGACAGATCAGAGAATAAAAAAATAGGAATTTTTGGTGGAACTTTTGACCCAATTCATTATGGACATTTAATTATAGCAGAAAAGGCAAGAGAAGAATTTGAACTTGACTTTATTATTTTTATCCCTGCCGGAATTCCACCTCATAAAAAAAAAGTTTATGCTTCTCCCATAGATAGAAAAAACATGATAGAAATAGCGATAAAGGATAATAAATATTTCAAAGTTTCTGATATTGAAATATTAAAAAAAGAGAAAAGTTATACTTATGAAACAGTTATTTGGTTGAAAAAAGAATATCCAAATTCTGATTTTTTTTTGATTGTTGGAGAGGACTCTTTTTACGATATTCCAAACTGGTATAAAGCAAATGAACTTGTTAAAGAAGTTATATTCCTTGTAGCAAGAAGAAGTAACAAAATAGATATTTCAACAAATTTTCAAATAAATTATAGAATTATCAATTCTCCTTTTATTGATATTTCCTCTACTTACATAAGGAGTTGCATTTTTGAAAATAAATCAGTAAAATATTTAATTCCTGATGAAGTTATAGATTATATAAAAAAGAAAGGTTTATATTATGGTAGAGAAAATTATTGTAAATGCGGAAA